The following proteins come from a genomic window of Dreissena polymorpha isolate Duluth1 chromosome 1, UMN_Dpol_1.0, whole genome shotgun sequence:
- the LOC127841622 gene encoding neurogenic protein mastermind-like, with translation MLTYIFTPARFNIVGVTGLESLFDGLGSPFAFPPDLSGPFDPSIQFPGATGGRFDFNPLLLRDLVASGAADGTLTLGDGSFMTGLQDGIGNGFPTNNPQEFPSVPEVPRIPAVPAQQQQPSGGSADMGGFGTSAQDRGQIRGPAGQPSSFPGRPGFQFPMNPAFPGNTIFPSQGSQGATMRVRGPGFGTFGATEEQNIIASQGLPNGQPIQFLPNFPNGPMPPPGFRFGGMTSFPFGDLTGFPQQGFPSGPQQQQQQQQLQQQQQQQQQQQQLQSQQQQQQGQFQRQDMNQQFDQSELSFGQFTRNSMSPFDGTPSFAPSNFGSGSRSQDQGQGFPAGFGPEIMTRDQQSQQNDFSLNFQPLSDIPSIPSLPVQNERMGSSRNVMTGQSGTTNNFDDRNSNNRQATRGQVNEQNSNSARAASGNGNEFTLIEVITTGNNQEMPRRSGSSTSTVSKSFDRVQGSGLETVIDSRQKCEFTR, from the exons ATGCTCACATATATTTTTACACCGGCACGTTTTAATATAGTCGGCGTAACCGGCCTGGAGTCTCTTTTCGACGGTCTCGGTTCTCCGTTCGCTTTTCCACCAGACCTTTCCGGTCCGTTTGACCCCTCCATTCAGTTTCCCGGTGCTACAGGTGGTCGTTTTGACTTCAATCCTTTGCTGCTTAGAGATTTGGTCGCGTCCGGAGCTGCGGACGGCACTTTGACTTTAGGTGATGGGAGCTTTATGACAGGCCTTCAAG ATGGCATCGGCAATGGTTTCCCAACAAACAATCCTCAAG AATTCCCATCTGTACCTGAAGTACCGAGGATACCGGCcg tTCCAGCTCAACAACAGCAACCATCAGGCGGCAGTGCGGACATGGGCGGCTTTGGAACATCCGCTCAGGATCGGGGCCAAATACGTGGCCCCGCTGGACAGCCATCGTCGTTTCCGGGTCGACCAGGCTTTCAGTTCCCCATGAACCCAGCATTCCCTG GCAACACCATCTTCCCGTCTCAAGGGTCACAAGGTGCAACCATGCGAGTACGTGGTCCCGGATTCGGAACGTTCGGAGCGACGGAAGAACAAAACATCATTGCTTCTCAGGGCCTACCAAACGGTCAGCCAATTCAGTTTCTGCCAAATTTCCCAAACGGACCAATGCCGCCTCCGGGCTTTCGCTTCGGAGGAATGACGTCATTTCCATTTGGAGACCTGACGGGATTCCCTCAACAAGGATTCCCATCTGGAccacaacagcaacaacaacaacaacaacttcaacaacaacaacaacaacaacaacaacaacaacaactacagtcacaacaacaacaacagcaaggCCAGTTCCAACGTCAAGACATGAACCAGCAATTCGACCAAAGTGAGTTAAGCTTTGGTCAATTTACTCGCAATTCTATGTCGCCTTTCGATGGAACGCCTTCTTTTGCACCCTCCAATTTTGGTTCTGGTTCAAGAAGTCAAGACCAAGGTCAAGGTTTTCCAGCAGGATTCGGTCCTGAGATAATGACACGTGATCAACAAAGCCAACAAAATGACTTTTCCTTGAATTTCCAGCCATTGTCGGATATTCCTTCAATTCCATCATTACCTGTGCAAAACGAGAGGATGGGATCTTCACGAAACGTTATGACTGGTCAGTCAGGAACAACTAATAACTTTGATGATCGCAACTCGAACAACAGACAAGCCACACGCGGTCAAGTCAACGAACAAAACTCAAATTCGGCGCGCGCCGCTTCTGGAAACGGTAATGAGTTCACCCTTATTGAGGTCATCACCACAGGCAACAATCAAGAAATGCCAAGGAGGTCAGGCTCTTCAACCTCAACGGTTTCGAAGTCGTTTGATAGAGTCCAAGGATCCGGTTTGGAAACTGTCATTGATTCGAGGCAGAAGTGCGAATTTACCAGGTAA